In Erpetoichthys calabaricus chromosome 4, fErpCal1.3, whole genome shotgun sequence, one genomic interval encodes:
- the esd gene encoding S-formylglutathione hydrolase has protein sequence MALTQISSNKCCEGFQKVFEHDSTELKCRMRFGIYLPPKAESGRCPVMYWLSGLTCTEQNFISKAGSQQTAAEHGIIIVVPDTSPRGCNIEGEDESWDFGTGAGFYINATEDPWKTNYRMYSYITEELPRLINANFPVDSERMSISGHSMGGHGALIIALKNPGKYKTVSAFAPICNPMQCPWGQKAFTGYLGPDKSKWEEYDATVLVKSYSGPQLDILIDQGRDDQFLAAGQLLPDNFISASTERKIPLVFRLQQGYDHSYYFVFSFMNDHIKHHAKYLNA, from the exons ATGGCATTGACGCAGATATCCTCAAACAAGTGCTGTGAAGGTTTCCAAAAGGTGTTTGAGCACGACag cacagagCTAAAATGTAGAATGAGATTTGGAATTTATCTTCCTCCAAAGGCTGAAAGTGGAAGATGTCCCGTCATGTACTGGTTGTCTG GCTTAACATGCACTGAGCAGAATTTTATAAGCAAAGCAGGAAGCCAGCAAACTGCTGCTGAGCATGGAATCATCATCGTTGTTCCAGACACCAGCCCTC GTGGATGTAATATTGAAGGAGAGGATGAGAGCTGGGACTTTGGTACCGGGGCAGGGTTTTATATCAATGCAACTGAAGACCCCTGGAAAACCAATTACAGAATGTACTCTTACATTACAGAAGAG CTTCCTCGCTTGATAAATGCAAACTTTCCAGTAGACTCTGAAAGGATGTCCATTTCTGGTCACTCAATGGGTGGCCATGGTGCTTTGATTATTGCTCTGAAGAATCCTGGAAAGTACAAG acagTATCAGCTTTTGCACCAATCTGCAATCCGATGCAGTGTCCTTGGGGTCAAAAAGCTTTCACTGGATACTTAGGACCCGACAAGTCCAAGTGGGAG gagTATGATGCCACTGTCTTGGTGAAATCTTACTCTGGTCCACAACTAGATATTCTCATTGACCAGGGTAGGGATGACCAGTTTCTTGCTGCAGGGCAGTTACTTCCAGACAACTTTATTTCTGCGAGTACAGAAAGGAAGATTCCATTGGTATTCAGACTGCAACAG gGATATGACCACAGTTATTACTTTGTGTTTTCATTCATGAATGATCACATAAAACACCATGCAAAGTACCTGAATGCTTAA